CGGCCCAGGCTTCGTCCATGGAGTGGGCGATGCCGGAGCGCGCGGAGCCCAGACCGATCTTGGTCATGGCGTCCTTGAACTTCAGACGGTCTTCGGCCTTGTCGATGGCTTCGGGCTTGGCACCGATCAGCTCGACCTTGTACTTGTCCAGCACGCCGTTCTTCCACAGGTCCAGCGCGCAGTTCAGCGCGGTCTGGCCGCCCATGGTGGGCAGGATGGCATCGGGACGCTCCTTGGCAATGATCTTCTCGACCGTCTGCCAGGTGATGGGCTCGATGTAGGTGACGTCGGCCGTGGCCGGGTCGGTCATGATCGTGGCGGGGTTGCTGTTGATCAGGATGACCTTGTAACCCTCTTCGCGCAGGGCCTTGCAGGCCTGCACGCCAGAGTAGTCAAACTCGCAGGCCTGACCGATCACGATGGGACCGGCGCCAATGATCAGAATGCTTTTAAGGTCGTTGCGCTTAGGCATTGTTGTGTTTCTCCATCAGCGCTGTGAAGCGGTCAAACAGATAGCCGATATCGTTGGGGCCGGGCGATGCTTCGGGGTGACCCTGGAAGCAGAAGGCAGGCACATCGGTGCGCTCCAGACCTTGCAGCGTGCCGTCGAACAGGCTGATGTGCGTGGCGCGGGCATTGGCGGGCAGCGACTCGATCTCCACCGCAAAACCGTGGTTCTGGCTGGTGATGCTGACGTGACCGGTGTCCAGGTCCTTGACGGGGTGGTTGGCACCGTGATGGCTGTTCTGCATCTTGAAGGTCTTGGCACCGGAGGCCAGAGCCATGATCTGGTGACCCAGGCAGATGCCGAACAGAGGCTTCCTGGCGGCCATGATCTCTTGCACAGCGGCAATGGCGTAGTCGCAAGGCTCTGGGTCGCCAGGGCCGTTGGACAGGAACACGCCATCCGGATTCAGGGCCAGCACATCCTTGGCAGGCGTCTGGGCGGGCACCACGGTCACGTCGCAGCCGCGCTCGGCCAGCATGCGCAGAATGTTCTTCTTCACGCCGAAGTCATAGGCCACGACCTTGAACCTGGGCGCTTCGAGCTTGCCGTAGCCTTCGCCCAGCTTCCACTCGGTCTCGGTCCAGGGATAGGACTTGTCGGTGGTCACGACCTTGGCCAGATCCAGACCCTTCATGCTGGGTGCGGCCTTGGCTGCGGCGATGGCCTCGTCGATCCTGGCCTGGGTGACTTCCTCACCAGCGGCCAGACCCACGATTGCGCCGTTCTGCGCGCCGTGATCACGCAGCAGTCGCGTGAGCTTGCGGGTGTCGATGTTGGCGATGGCGACGGTCTTACCTTCGGTCAGGTACTCGGACAGCGTCTGGGTGCTTCGGAAGTTGCTGGCCAGCAAAGGCAGGTTCTTGATGATGAGACCTGCGGCATGGATCTTGTCAGCTTCGACGTCTTCAGGATTGACACCGTAGTTGCCGATGTGCGGATACGTGAGCGTCACGATCTGCTGGCAATAGCTGGGGTCTGTGAGGATTTCCTGGTAGCCGGTCAGCGAAGTGTTGAAAACGACTTCGCCAACAGTGGTGCCTTGCGCACCAATCGAGTTGCCAATAAAGACCGTGCCGTCTGCGAGCGCCAGAATGGCGGATGGGAAATTTCCCTTGAGAGACAAAAGCACTGGGTTCTCCGGTTTTTTAATTACGGTTACGCCCAACGAAGCCCCGGCGTGTGCGCTGGGACATTTGTGTCTGCAGGGAATGGCGAGGAAGCGTCGCTAGGCGTATGAAGGAATGCTTGAAAGCCGCCCATTATAGGCTCTCTCCGCTTCACCCCTTTGAAGCGCCCCGGGATTACCCTCTACGGCGTAGCATGCTTACGCTGCTCGCATGCAGGCAGATCGCGGCTGCAGCGGCCACATTGAGTGACTCCTCACCTCCGGGCTGCGCAATGCTGATGCGGTGCCGCGCCATCTCCATCAGCGCCTCGCCCACGCCCTGCCCTTCATGGCCCATGGCCCAGGCACAGGGCCATGGCAGATCGGCCTCATGGATCAATGTCCCCTGATGGGAGCTGGTCACTACCAGGGGGACTTGCAGGCCTTGCACCTCATCGACCGAGGCCGCCTCGACCAGATGCAGGCCGAAGTGAGCCCCCATTCCGGCGCGCAGCACCTTCTGACTCCACAGTGCGGCCGTGCCCTTGAGCGCCACGATCTGGGTAAAACCAAAGGCCGCAGCACTGCGCAAGATACTGCCTACATTGCCGGCATCCTGGACGCGGTCCAGCACCACGGTGGCAACGCCCGGCTGCACCTGCACACCCGCATCCCAGTCCATCACATAGCCCATGCGGGCAGGAGATTCCAGACTGCTGATCTCGTCGAACAAGGCATCGGCCAGCACCACGACCTTGCTGGCCGCCAGCACCCACTCTTCGGGCGCCTGAGGCCAGAACGACTGCGCAAACACCGCCACCTTGGGCTTGAGACCGCGCACCAGGGCCGCACGGCAAAGATGATCGCCTTCCAGCCAGACCTGGCCCTGCTTGCGGTAGGCCGTGCTGTCCTGGGACAGGCGGCGCAGTTCTTTGACGAAAGCGTTGTCACGCGAATGAATATCCGTGACCTGGGGGCGTGCAGCCATGTCGACCTCTGAGAAAAAACAAAAACCCGGCATGCAAGCGCCTGACCGAGCTTGAAACAAGAAGATAGAACGCCCGAGGCGGCCCTGCACCGCACTCGGGAATGCAGACAATGTCTATCAGGCGCGCATCAGACGTAGAGCGATGCCTGCGACATCAGCAGGCTGGATGTCACACCCGACAGCCCGGTCTCGCACAGCACAGGCTGCGCCGTGCCGCCTGCACACACCTGGCCGGCCTGCAGCACCTGAGCCACGGGGGCAAAGGAGCGCCTGTGCTCTGCCGTCGCACCATGGGCACGCAAGGCCTGCAGGTGCGCGGCCGTGCCATAGCCCTTGTGGCCAGCAAAGCCATACTGCGGGTACTGGGCATCCAGGCGTTCGCACCAGCGGTCGCGCGTGACCTTGGCCAAAATGGACGCAGCAGAAATGGCCTGCACCAGCGAGTCCCCCTTGACGATGGCCTCGGCCTGCACATCGATCTGCGGCAGCTGGTTGCCATCCACCAGCACCAGCACGGGCTTGAGACGCAAGCCCATCACCGCGCGACGCATGGCCAGCAGCGTTGCCTTGAGGATGTTGATCTCGTCAATCTCCTGCACCGAGGCCTGCGCTATGCAAAAGCACAGCGCTTTGGCACGGATTTCGTCATAGAGCACCTCGCGGCGGTTGGCCGTGAGCTTCTTGGAGTCGTTAAGCCCGGCAATGGGCTTCAGATCGTCCAGGATGACGGCGGCAGCCACCACCGGACCAGCCAGCGGGCCGCGCCCTGCCTCATCCACCCCTGCGACCAGCCCGGGCGGATGCCAGGGCAGGCAGCCTTGCTCAAGCAGCGGGGGTGGCAATGATTTTTTGGATCGCATGGGCAGCCAGTTCGGCGGTATCGCGGCGCAGTTCGTGATGTAGCGCGGTGAAGCGCTCAACCAGCGCTTCAATGGTGGCAGGAGAATCCTGGCTGGCTCTAAGCCAACCCAGTGCGGCCTGGGCCAGCGCCTCGGGTGTTGCCGCATCCTGCAGCAGCTCGGGCACGACAAAATCGCCGCACAGAATATTGGGCAGCCCCACCCAGGGCTGCAGCTGTTTGCGCTTCATCAGGCGCCAGCTCCAGGGATGCATGCTGTAGCTGATGACCATGGGGCGCTTGTAGAGCGCCGCCTCCAGCGTGGCGGTGCCGCTGGCAATCAGCGTGCAGTCGCAGGCTGCCAGCACATCGTGGGACTGGCCCTTGACGATGAGACATTTGCCCTGCATG
This region of Comamonas thiooxydans genomic DNA includes:
- the carA gene encoding glutamine-hydrolyzing carbamoyl-phosphate synthase small subunit translates to MLLSLKGNFPSAILALADGTVFIGNSIGAQGTTVGEVVFNTSLTGYQEILTDPSYCQQIVTLTYPHIGNYGVNPEDVEADKIHAAGLIIKNLPLLASNFRSTQTLSEYLTEGKTVAIANIDTRKLTRLLRDHGAQNGAIVGLAAGEEVTQARIDEAIAAAKAAPSMKGLDLAKVVTTDKSYPWTETEWKLGEGYGKLEAPRFKVVAYDFGVKKNILRMLAERGCDVTVVPAQTPAKDVLALNPDGVFLSNGPGDPEPCDYAIAAVQEIMAARKPLFGICLGHQIMALASGAKTFKMQNSHHGANHPVKDLDTGHVSITSQNHGFAVEIESLPANARATHISLFDGTLQGLERTDVPAFCFQGHPEASPGPNDIGYLFDRFTALMEKHNNA
- the rnhB gene encoding ribonuclease HII, which codes for MRSKKSLPPPLLEQGCLPWHPPGLVAGVDEAGRGPLAGPVVAAAVILDDLKPIAGLNDSKKLTANRREVLYDEIRAKALCFCIAQASVQEIDEINILKATLLAMRRAVMGLRLKPVLVLVDGNQLPQIDVQAEAIVKGDSLVQAISAASILAKVTRDRWCERLDAQYPQYGFAGHKGYGTAAHLQALRAHGATAEHRRSFAPVAQVLQAGQVCAGGTAQPVLCETGLSGVTSSLLMSQASLYV
- a CDS encoding RNA methyltransferase, whose amino-acid sequence is MAARPQVTDIHSRDNAFVKELRRLSQDSTAYRKQGQVWLEGDHLCRAALVRGLKPKVAVFAQSFWPQAPEEWVLAASKVVVLADALFDEISSLESPARMGYVMDWDAGVQVQPGVATVVLDRVQDAGNVGSILRSAAAFGFTQIVALKGTAALWSQKVLRAGMGAHFGLHLVEAASVDEVQGLQVPLVVTSSHQGTLIHEADLPWPCAWAMGHEGQGVGEALMEMARHRISIAQPGGEESLNVAAAAAICLHASSVSMLRRRG